Proteins co-encoded in one Brassica oleracea var. oleracea cultivar TO1000 chromosome C4, BOL, whole genome shotgun sequence genomic window:
- the LOC106338998 gene encoding uncharacterized protein LOC106338998 gives MGGLGFRDIQAFNQALLGKIAWRLIKKPECLLSRIMTGKYCNSASFLTVKAASSLSHGWKGVLKGRDLLIQHLGKAIGDGESTSVWKDAWIDPGSNLKPTGPVLLQDQDLLVSDLLSRETKEWNRAKVENLLPELASHILALKPSKLGAQDAHIWNLNKTGEYTAKSGYISLQSPKIQSTLALLDTDVVGWDWNKHIWSPHLLPKLKMFLWKVGQNALPTIENLQKQGSFDSSQVVSFKSALISSTTWKPLPPYGFTSNALPWIFWFLWISRNQLLFEKKPSTPASVILKSLVAIKEWDQTQLQIKKPLTNPPQATHSDLRHNLHPQAIRCNTNAAWVSGKAGMAWIFTDREGLELKRGSIYHDHVSSAVMAEAIRNALLQAVDLNINHIWLRSDSQVLIGALSSGRHPTELYGVLSDISTTELYSFTSCSFSFIKKECNGLADLHAKACLHSGPNHCST, from the exons ATGGGAGGCTTGGGATTCCGAGACATTCAGGCTTTCAACCAGGCTCTCCTTGGGAAGATAGCGTGGAGACTCATCAAAAAGCCAGAATGCTTACTTTCTCGCATTATGACCGGGAAGTATTGCAACTCTGCTTCTTTCCTCACAGTCAAAGCTGCCTCCTCCTTGTCTCATGGCTGGAAAGGCGTTCTCAAAGGTAGAGACTTGCTGATTCAACACCTAGGAAAAGCCATTGGTGATGGAGAGTCTACAAGCGTCTGGAAAGATGCATGGATCGACCCGGGCTCAAACTTAAAACCAACTGGCCCTGTCCTACTACAAGATCAAGATCTCCTAGTATCAGACCTCCTCTCGAGAGAGACTAAAGAATGGAACAGAGCAAAGGTGGAGAATCTGTTACCGGAACTCGCTTCACATATCCTCGCATTGAAGCCTAGTAAGCTTGGAGCTCAGGATGCTCATATATGGAATCTCAACAAGACTGGTGAGTACACAGCTAAATCAGGCTACATCTCCCTGCAATCACCAAAAATCCAATCGACTTTAGCACTCTTGGATACAGACGTTGTGGGTTGGGACTGGAACAAACACATCTGGTCACCTCATCTACTCCCCAAATTAAAAATGTTTCTCTGGAAAGTGGGGCAAAATGCTCTACCTACGATCGAGAACTTACAAAAGCAGGGA AGCTTCGACTCGTCCCAAGTTGTCTCCTTCAAATCAGCCCTCATCTCTTCAACCACTTGGAAGCCGCTTCCTCCTTACGGATTCACGAGCAACGCCCTTCCCTGGATCTTCTGGTTCCTTTGGATTTCAAGAAATCAACTGCTCTTCGAGAAGAAACCTTCTACACCAGCAAGCGTCATCCTCAAATCCCTCGTTGCAATCAAGGAATGGGATCAGACTCAACTACAGATCAAAAAGCCTCTCACAAACCCTCCACAAGCTACCCACTCTGATCTGAGACATAACCTCCACCCTCAAGCGATTCGATGTAACACTAACGCCGCCTGGGTATCGGGCAAAGCGGGTATGGCATGGATCTTCACAGACAGGGAAGGGTTGGAGCTGAAGCGGGGATCGATCTACCATGATCATGTCTCTTCGGCAGTAATGGCAGAAGCGATTAGAAACGCCCTCCTCCAAGCTGTCGATCTCAACATCAATCATATCTGGCTACGGTCAGACTCTCAAGTGCTCATCGGAGCTCTCTCATCGGGACGACATCCGACCGAGCTCTACGGAGTGCTCTCAGACATCTCTACGACTGAGCTATATTCTTTCACTTCATGTAGTTTCTCTTTCATCAAAAAAGAGTGTAACGGGCTTGCGGACTTACATGCCAAGGCCTGCTTGCATTCTGGCCCAAACCATTGTAGCACTTAA